One Natrinema halophilum genomic window carries:
- a CDS encoding chemotaxis protein CheW — MGSASNDRIGTDDEVDTVLTFSLDSSRYCISAGSVVSVLGIADDSTLADADDPWNAGTITVTDERISVVDLPRVFGSTFRTSVRVDNPELLVLDVTDDDGYYYGWLVDDVDGPRTVRPESLEPSHMNTTHVKGRVQIDGTKTVWLNEQAIHR; from the coding sequence ATGGGATCGGCTTCCAACGACAGGATCGGTACTGACGACGAGGTTGACACGGTACTTACATTTAGCCTCGATAGCTCTCGATACTGCATCAGCGCCGGATCTGTAGTCTCCGTTCTCGGCATCGCAGACGACTCGACGCTCGCGGATGCCGACGATCCGTGGAACGCGGGGACGATAACCGTTACCGACGAGAGAATCAGCGTCGTCGATCTCCCGCGCGTCTTTGGATCGACCTTCCGAACGTCTGTCCGGGTCGATAACCCGGAACTACTCGTTCTCGATGTCACGGACGACGATGGCTACTACTACGGCTGGCTTGTGGACGACGTCGACGGCCCTCGAACCGTTCGGCCTGAGTCGCTCGAGCCATCGCATATGAACACGACCCACGTCAAGGGTAGAGTCCAGATCGATGGCACGAAGACAGTTTGGCTCAACGAGCAAGCGATTCATCGCTGA
- a CDS encoding helix-turn-helix domain-containing protein has translation MASGIRAEVKIEDPPDCVVAQASAETDGRIHSVSKSNNPSAPERVTEEFMLEAERHPDEFDTDADLSRIFSYSSSSVYRFERKLGRGCPCESVEKHDCPVVDVRTQGSMLYLTFHAPDMHGLQAVIGELRDRYASLDVQRLLQSQQDHDERNLVFVDRSTLTDRQFEVLETAHRMGYFEHPKRANAGEVAEELGITSTTLTEHLAAAQSKLLDAILDYE, from the coding sequence ATGGCTTCGGGAATCCGAGCGGAGGTGAAGATCGAGGATCCGCCAGACTGTGTCGTCGCTCAGGCCTCGGCCGAGACAGACGGGCGGATTCACTCCGTCTCCAAGAGTAACAACCCGTCAGCGCCCGAGCGCGTAACCGAGGAGTTCATGCTCGAAGCAGAACGCCATCCCGACGAGTTCGACACCGATGCTGATCTGTCACGGATTTTCTCGTATAGTTCGAGTTCGGTCTATCGGTTCGAGCGCAAACTCGGCCGTGGATGTCCCTGTGAATCCGTCGAGAAGCACGATTGTCCTGTCGTCGACGTCCGCACCCAGGGTTCGATGTTGTATCTGACATTTCATGCGCCGGACATGCATGGGCTACAGGCAGTCATCGGCGAATTACGGGACCGATATGCGAGCCTCGACGTCCAGCGGTTGCTCCAGTCCCAGCAAGACCACGACGAACGAAACCTCGTTTTCGTCGACCGTAGTACGCTGACCGACCGTCAGTTCGAGGTCCTCGAGACTGCCCATCGGATGGGGTACTTCGAACACCCAAAGCGAGCAAACGCCGGCGAAGTTGCCGAGGAGCTCGGAATCACCAGCACGACCCTGACCGAGCACCTCGCAGCAGCACAGTCGAAGCTGTTGGACGCTATTCTCGATTACGAATAA
- a CDS encoding DUF7560 family zinc ribbon protein — MSRYQFTCPECGQEIEVNESMREATLTHGCPVCATSVTPSDFGAEQQSEN, encoded by the coding sequence ATGAGTCGATATCAGTTTACGTGCCCCGAGTGCGGGCAGGAGATCGAAGTCAACGAATCGATGCGGGAAGCCACGCTTACACACGGCTGTCCTGTCTGTGCGACGTCGGTGACGCCATCGGACTTCGGTGCGGAGCAACAGAGTGAAAACTGA
- a CDS encoding DUF5803 family protein yields the protein MNRRLVYAVIAVALLTMGAGCAAIFNGVSDEQLDREQNYSDLRGSDADVRIDIEDGNLIRSGEFRAVYNLSATNELSLYRSTIYREEPLQIHSVRYWYPNGTELTGSELDIEQGRSATTVEVPDENGTLAFSGEAGRKTIRLPTYVSGSYQVTIPDKHRTTNFLFGDVTPGGYEREIVGGQERLTWDEIEADRTISLRYYLVRDIPLFLGLIGVAVLFGGIGIGYYYRQVKQLQEQREKYGVDVNDDSDSGPPPGLR from the coding sequence ATGAATCGGCGACTCGTATATGCAGTGATCGCGGTTGCCTTGCTTACGATGGGAGCGGGTTGTGCAGCGATTTTCAACGGCGTTTCGGATGAACAGCTCGATCGAGAGCAAAATTACAGCGACCTCCGTGGAAGCGACGCAGACGTCAGGATCGACATCGAAGACGGGAACCTGATACGAAGCGGCGAGTTCCGAGCAGTCTATAACCTCAGCGCCACGAACGAACTGTCTCTTTACAGATCGACGATCTATCGCGAAGAGCCCTTACAGATACACAGCGTCCGCTACTGGTATCCAAACGGCACCGAGCTGACTGGCTCCGAACTCGATATCGAACAGGGACGATCAGCAACGACCGTCGAGGTTCCGGACGAAAACGGCACGCTCGCGTTCTCCGGCGAGGCTGGCCGCAAGACGATCAGATTACCGACCTACGTTAGTGGGTCCTACCAGGTGACGATTCCGGACAAACATCGAACGACGAATTTCCTGTTCGGAGACGTCACTCCGGGCGGATACGAGCGCGAAATCGTCGGAGGGCAGGAGCGACTCACCTGGGACGAAATCGAAGCAGACAGGACGATCTCGCTTCGATACTATCTGGTCCGAGATATCCCGCTGTTCCTCGGTCTCATTGGAGTGGCTGTTCTGTTCGGCGGTATCGGGATTGGCTACTATTACCGTCAGGTCAAACAGTTACAGGAACAACGCGAGAAGTACGGTGTCGACGTCAACGACGATTCAGACAGCGGACCACCCCCGGGGCTCCGGTAA
- a CDS encoding pyridoxamine 5'-phosphate oxidase family protein codes for MAIDQETEMTDGEIDDFLSRRETGVLSLARTNEPYAIPISYGYDHDEREFYMRLVSTPESEKRQFLESSPQARLVVYDESGSTYRSIIATGKLENIDPPDLTPGEIAQYGDAKRPLFEIWAEGKKSLNIELYRLEPTTLNGRRTDVDREA; via the coding sequence ATGGCCATCGATCAGGAGACCGAGATGACCGACGGTGAGATCGACGACTTTCTCAGTCGTCGCGAGACGGGGGTGCTATCGCTTGCACGTACCAACGAACCCTATGCAATCCCTATTTCGTACGGTTACGACCACGATGAGCGTGAGTTCTATATGCGCCTGGTGTCGACGCCCGAAAGCGAAAAGCGTCAGTTTCTAGAATCCTCTCCCCAGGCTCGACTCGTCGTCTACGACGAGTCTGGGTCGACGTACCGGAGCATCATCGCCACGGGAAAACTAGAGAACATCGATCCGCCCGACCTCACACCGGGGGAAATCGCCCAGTACGGGGATGCGAAACGGCCGTTATTCGAAATCTGGGCCGAGGGAAAGAAATCGCTGAATATCGAACTCTATCGCCTCGAGCCGACGACACTCAACGGGCGACGAACCGACGTCGATCGCGAGGCATAA
- a CDS encoding DUF2110 family protein, producing the protein MVVLATKIYVEGGARERALDSLRSLVDNEIGDLDVAFELGVRHDDFPSVTIEGEDAIVARNVLREEFGEIVPDLEVGETYVGTLESWDEAGIVLDAGQAVRIQTDELGLGPGSPAQIRDRYGLVQHMPMQFVYGSEDDADGEPHRLADAECDRLYEWTRGTGRLNVNSATRAEVRATLNRAGHAQDYVTVERLGLLEQSVLCTENTDPPGLLASIGEYLPAELRCVVP; encoded by the coding sequence ATGGTCGTACTCGCAACCAAGATATACGTCGAGGGGGGCGCCCGCGAACGAGCGCTGGACTCGCTTCGTTCGCTGGTCGACAACGAGATCGGGGACCTCGACGTGGCGTTCGAACTTGGCGTTCGCCACGACGACTTCCCGTCGGTGACCATCGAGGGTGAAGACGCTATCGTCGCCCGTAACGTCCTCCGAGAGGAATTCGGCGAGATCGTCCCCGATCTCGAGGTGGGGGAAACCTACGTCGGGACGCTGGAATCCTGGGACGAAGCGGGAATCGTCCTCGACGCCGGACAGGCGGTTCGGATACAGACCGACGAACTCGGACTCGGGCCCGGATCACCGGCGCAGATCCGCGACAGATACGGGCTCGTCCAGCACATGCCGATGCAGTTCGTATACGGCAGCGAGGATGACGCGGACGGCGAACCACACCGGCTCGCCGACGCCGAATGTGATCGCCTCTACGAGTGGACTCGAGGCACCGGCCGTCTCAACGTCAATAGCGCGACTCGAGCGGAAGTGCGAGCGACGCTCAACCGGGCGGGTCACGCACAGGATTACGTCACCGTCGAACGGCTCGGATTACTCGAACAAAGCGTACTCTGCACCGAGAACACCGATCCACCGGGATTGCTGGCGAGCATCGGCGAGTACCTCCCGGCGGAACTTCGTTGTGTCGTGCCATAG
- a CDS encoding ubiquitin-like small modifier protein 1 gives MEIDLRFFATFREAVGEKERTRTVDDDATVGEVLAALEAEYDDLEGRLLESGTIRPQLSVLKNGRNVVHMAGVETTLRDGDVVSVFPPVAGG, from the coding sequence ATGGAAATCGATCTCCGGTTCTTCGCTACCTTCCGGGAAGCCGTTGGGGAAAAGGAACGAACGCGCACGGTCGACGACGACGCGACCGTCGGCGAGGTCCTCGCCGCACTCGAAGCCGAGTACGACGACCTCGAAGGGCGATTGCTCGAGAGCGGGACGATTCGGCCCCAGTTGAGCGTGTTGAAAAACGGGCGCAACGTGGTTCATATGGCTGGCGTCGAAACGACGCTGAGAGACGGTGACGTGGTCTCGGTGTTCCCGCCGGTCGCCGGCGGATAA
- a CDS encoding winged helix-turn-helix domain-containing protein produces MAPPNPDARETRTRGWQHTEQVDPQAVLTALDDAACRSILEATNEESLTATELSERCDIPMSTAYRKVELLTEADLVEEQVRINTSGKHATEYHKSFDDVLVSVTGGEIEIEMTKPKSKSKSASSAAIASD; encoded by the coding sequence ATGGCTCCCCCGAACCCCGACGCACGCGAGACCCGGACGCGAGGATGGCAGCACACGGAACAGGTCGATCCCCAGGCAGTGCTTACGGCACTCGACGATGCTGCCTGTCGATCCATTCTCGAGGCAACGAACGAGGAGTCGCTCACGGCGACGGAACTTTCCGAGCGATGTGACATCCCAATGTCGACGGCGTACCGGAAGGTGGAACTGTTGACCGAAGCCGACCTGGTGGAAGAACAGGTCCGAATCAACACCTCCGGCAAGCACGCCACCGAGTACCACAAGAGCTTCGACGACGTGCTCGTCTCCGTCACCGGCGGAGAGATAGAAATCGAAATGACGAAGCCGAAGTCCAAATCCAAATCGGCATCGTCCGCCGCCATCGCGAGCGATTGA
- a CDS encoding alkaline phosphatase D family protein, with protein sequence MADDIDLGGRDEPLRGGDDHAELLSELDSHDLAVATDVDPEIDTSRFEHDRDADPNAVFPQSVASGGPTSSGVILWTRLEPAVFDPDEPLAVRVANDPDFDDVVYEGVVTDAEQIRSHDYTVKVDLDGHLDSDREYHYRFYYRETASRIGRCQTLPGSDASPESLRLAVLACQNYLNGYYPAYHYVAREDVDFLVHVGDFIYESDDGDFKGLGSYDYPGREKELPSGNGRVWGLEDYRYLYRTYRSDRFLTEALEAHTVIAGWDDHEMVNDLYWDKRADAPAGDHPRGDDPAFMTDLIADAMHAWWEYMPARVHYDPRGDSLQDRFQLWREFEFGDLVTLAMTDERLFRDPPREAIPTPDNVGPHREPPGRTMLGGAQREWLIDTITGSDATWTVWADEVLTVPLRVGSGPLSLYPVQGGWDGYTRERMQISESIAEADVDNFVTLTGDMHCYIAAYSKSSYPGRVTGGEGVAQGERIGVEFMTPAVTSLNVAEALHLTRGWRRTLTEPLLSWLVPAMNPHIEFFDSHHWGYSVVEFTRDACTYIGYAVDKTTNAPDADRSVVAAYRVPDGEVSLEDVTDRYRALEGDSSDRSGTSRRWI encoded by the coding sequence ATGGCGGACGACATCGATCTGGGTGGGCGAGACGAGCCGTTGCGGGGTGGAGACGATCACGCCGAACTGCTGTCCGAACTGGACTCGCACGACCTTGCGGTGGCGACCGATGTCGACCCAGAAATCGACACCAGCCGGTTCGAACACGACCGCGACGCGGATCCGAATGCAGTGTTTCCCCAGTCGGTGGCCAGCGGTGGGCCGACCTCGTCCGGGGTAATCCTCTGGACGCGACTCGAGCCGGCGGTCTTCGACCCGGATGAGCCCCTGGCCGTGCGCGTTGCGAACGACCCGGACTTCGACGACGTTGTCTACGAGGGGGTAGTCACCGATGCCGAGCAGATTCGGTCCCACGACTACACGGTCAAAGTCGACCTCGACGGGCATCTGGACTCGGACCGCGAGTATCACTACCGATTTTACTACCGGGAGACGGCATCACGGATCGGTCGGTGCCAGACGCTTCCCGGGTCGGATGCGTCCCCCGAAAGCCTGCGTCTTGCAGTGCTCGCGTGTCAGAACTACCTCAACGGGTACTATCCGGCGTATCACTATGTCGCCCGTGAGGACGTCGATTTTCTCGTCCACGTCGGCGACTTCATCTACGAGTCGGACGACGGCGACTTCAAGGGCCTCGGCTCGTACGACTACCCCGGGCGCGAAAAGGAACTCCCGAGCGGCAACGGTCGCGTGTGGGGTCTCGAGGACTACCGGTACCTGTACCGGACGTATCGAAGCGACCGATTCCTCACGGAAGCGCTGGAAGCGCACACCGTGATCGCCGGATGGGACGATCACGAGATGGTCAACGATCTGTACTGGGACAAACGGGCGGATGCGCCCGCGGGCGACCACCCGCGAGGCGACGACCCAGCGTTTATGACCGATCTCATTGCGGACGCGATGCACGCGTGGTGGGAGTACATGCCCGCTCGCGTCCACTACGATCCGCGCGGCGACAGTCTTCAGGACCGGTTCCAGCTCTGGCGAGAGTTCGAATTCGGCGATCTCGTGACGCTCGCGATGACCGACGAGCGACTGTTCCGTGATCCTCCTCGCGAAGCGATACCGACGCCCGACAACGTCGGCCCGCACCGCGAACCGCCCGGACGGACGATGCTCGGCGGAGCCCAACGCGAGTGGCTCATCGACACGATCACCGGCTCGGATGCGACGTGGACGGTATGGGCCGACGAGGTCCTGACCGTCCCCCTTCGCGTCGGGTCCGGCCCGCTCTCGCTCTACCCCGTCCAGGGCGGCTGGGACGGGTATACGAGAGAGCGGATGCAAATCAGCGAGTCGATCGCAGAGGCCGACGTCGACAACTTCGTGACCCTGACCGGCGACATGCACTGTTATATCGCCGCATATTCGAAATCGTCGTACCCGGGTCGGGTTACGGGCGGGGAGGGCGTCGCGCAAGGCGAACGGATCGGCGTCGAGTTCATGACGCCCGCAGTCACCTCACTCAACGTCGCGGAGGCCCTGCATCTGACTCGCGGCTGGCGGCGAACGCTTACGGAACCGCTGTTGTCGTGGCTGGTCCCGGCGATGAATCCGCACATCGAATTCTTCGACAGCCACCACTGGGGGTATTCGGTGGTCGAATTTACGCGAGATGCGTGTACGTACATCGGGTACGCAGTCGACAAAACGACGAACGCGCCGGACGCTGATCGGTCCGTCGTGGCGGCGTATCGCGTACCGGACGGCGAAGTCTCGCTCGAGGACGTGACCGACCGGTATCGGGCACTGGAGGGCGACTCGAGCGACCGAAGCGGAACGTCCCGTCGGTGGATTTGA